A genome region from Triticum aestivum cultivar Chinese Spring chromosome 2B, IWGSC CS RefSeq v2.1, whole genome shotgun sequence includes the following:
- the LOC123043084 gene encoding uncharacterized protein isoform X1: MKEAFDPPASVAAATPEAENTASLFTKKNIWSGAAAEGDDDSSPWPCTCPGSNNLIKPLGNPFGSCFLFCCQIIFRSRPAGDGVKSEEDADFLSHANRALSFLDYEAESSECKYATDIGSHVYPKEAMSPRSEYDRQRPYLPLSSCSWDSSSSLEAMSGNRDASGHVMAKGGTKSDIFAPRHDYLTSCPTTGPHMRRSYTEAAKVDCSFDCHPEHHYKGLDRFTPFANCNGQSIECRSEIVDMPRGGRCVDEATSFSSRWCFKNGGRGSSLPGGLTYGDEIPSLSSRRCNGNGVLSRSSQWHYGAEISSLSSRQGYGDEIPSLSNQKFNGISRSNHWNYSAEIPSLSCRQSYRDEIPSLSSQKSNGISYPRQWQQYGADIPSFSSRQGYGEEVPTMSHHWRYRDKIPLYSGQRCHDAEARRLSSYQQGPFRGNRQPRDSFAHGIVSNQQAKMTATRHTGTRPRVSNRVVNSTSNYRNGRRDNPPRNSEEIRDQVCGPRASKVNNTSTPTVKKDILSPLVRRDQFNKSDFSIQYEHAKFFMIKSYSEDDIHKGIKYNVWASTPNGNSKLDTAFHDAQILMKEKGTKCPVFLLFSVNTSGQFVGLAEMLGPVDFKKTMDFWQQNKWNGFFPVVWHIIKDIPNRLFKHITLENNDNRPVTFSRDTQEIGLPQGLEVLKIFKAYRHGTSILDDFDFYEEKENTRCARKGINADSLHEARLSYFGTDDLKSMGDIEVNMESLNLHEPWD, encoded by the exons ATGAAGGAAGCCTTTGATCCGCCCGCCTCGGTGGCGGCAGCAACGCCAGAAGCAGAAAACACTGCATCCCTCTTCACCAAGAAAAACATCTGGAGCGGCGCGGCTGCTGAGGGAGACGACGATTCCTCGCCTTGGCCATGTACGTGTCCTGGTAGTAATAATCTGATTAAGCCTCTAGGCAATCCTTTTGGGTCTTGCTTCTTATTTTGCTGTCAAATTATATTTCGTTCTCGTCCTGCAGGGGACGGCGTGAAAAGTGAAGAGGATGCTGATTTTCTTTCTCATGCAAACAGGGCTTTGTCATTTCTG GATTATGAAGCAGAGTCTTCGGAGTGCAAGTATGCTACTGACATTGGGTCACATGTATATCCCAAGGAAGCAATGTCACCACGAAGTGAATATGATAGGCAGCGGCCTTACCTTCCTTTATCGAGCTGTTCTTGGGATTCTTCTTCATCACTGGAAGCGATGTCAGGCAATCGAGATGCATCAGGTCATGTAATGGCAAAAGGTGGAACCAAAAGTGATATCTTTGCGCCAAGGCATGATTATCTTACGTCATGTCCTACTACTGGTCCTCACATGAGAAGATCGTATACTGAAGCAGCTAAAGTTGATTGTAGCTTCGATTGTCACCCAGAGCATCACTACAAAGGATTGGATCGATTTACTCCCTTCGCAAACTGCAATGGTCAATCTATTGAATGCCGCAGTGAG ATAGTTGATATGCCCAGAGGGGGCCGCTGTGTTGATGAGGCTACTTCGTTTTCAAGTCGATGGTGCTTCAAAAATGGGGGCCGGGGCTCTTCACTACCTGGAGGGCTGACATATGGCGATGAGATCCCTTCTCTGTCTAGTCGGAGGTGTAATGGCAATGGGGTGCTTTCACGCTCAAGCCAATGGCATTATGGTGCTGAAATTTCCTCGCTCTCAAGTAGGCAAGGTTATGGCGATGAAATCCCTTCTCTGTCTAATCAGAAGTTTAATGGCATTTCACGCTCAAATCATTGGAACTACAGTGCTGAAATCCCCTCTCTCTCATGTAGACAGAGTTATCGTGATGAGATCCCTTCTCTGTCTTCTCAAAAGTCTAATGGCATTTCATACCCAAGACAATGGCAGCAGTATGGTGCTGACATCCCCTCGTTCTCAAGTAGACAAGGTTATGGTGAGGAGGTTCCAACAATGTCTCACCATTGGCGCTACCGAGATAAGATACCTTTGTATTCTGGTCAGAGGTGCCATGATGCCGAGGCACGTCGATTATCAAGCTACCAGCAAGGTCCTTTTCGTGGGAACAGGCAGCCAAGAGACAGTTTTGCCCATGGTATTGTCAGTAATCAGCAAGCCAAGATGACTGCAACCAGACATACTGGCACAAGACCACGGGTGTCTAACAGAGTTGTAAACAGCACTAGCAACTACAGAAATGGCAGGAGGGATAACCCACCGAGAAATTCTGAGGAAATAAGGGACCAAGTTTGTGGTCCCCGTGCAAGTAAAGTGAATAACACATCAACACCGACTGTGAAGAAAGATATCTTGAGCCCATTGGTCCGTAGAGACCAATTTAACAAATCGGACTTCTCAATCCAGTATGAGcatgccaagttcttcatgataaAGTCATATAGTGAAGATGATATTCATAAAGGTATCAAATACAATGTTTGGGCAAGTACACCGAATGGGAACAGTAAGCTGGATACTGCTTTCCATGATGCCCAGATTTTAATGAAGGAAAAGGGTACAAAATGTCCCGTCTTCCTCTTGTTTTCG GTTAATACCAGCGGGCAGTTTGTAGGATTGGCTGAGATGTTAGGTCCTGTCGATTTCAAGAAGACCATGGACTTCTGGCAACAAAATAAATGGAATGGCTTTTTCCCTGTTGTTTGGCACATTATAAAGGACATTCCGAATAGGCTCTTCAAACATATCACCCTAGAAAATAATGACAACAGACCTGTTACATTCAGCAGGGACACTCAAGAG ATTGGCCTGCCCCAGGGTCTGGAAGTGTTGAAAATTTTCAAGGCTTATCGCCATGGAACATCAATTCTGGACGACTTTGACTTTTATGAAGAAAAGGAAAACACTCGCTGTGCACGGAAGGGAATAAATGCAGACTCGTTACATGAAGCCAGACTATCTTACTTTGGAACAGATGACTTGAAATCAATG
- the LOC123043084 gene encoding uncharacterized protein isoform X2, with the protein MKEAFDPPASVAAATPEAENTASLFTKKNIWSGAAAEGDDDSSPWPCTCPGRDGVKSEEDADFLSHANRALSFLDYEAESSECKYATDIGSHVYPKEAMSPRSEYDRQRPYLPLSSCSWDSSSSLEAMSGNRDASGHVMAKGGTKSDIFAPRHDYLTSCPTTGPHMRRSYTEAAKVDCSFDCHPEHHYKGLDRFTPFANCNGQSIECRSEIVDMPRGGRCVDEATSFSSRWCFKNGGRGSSLPGGLTYGDEIPSLSSRRCNGNGVLSRSSQWHYGAEISSLSSRQGYGDEIPSLSNQKFNGISRSNHWNYSAEIPSLSCRQSYRDEIPSLSSQKSNGISYPRQWQQYGADIPSFSSRQGYGEEVPTMSHHWRYRDKIPLYSGQRCHDAEARRLSSYQQGPFRGNRQPRDSFAHGIVSNQQAKMTATRHTGTRPRVSNRVVNSTSNYRNGRRDNPPRNSEEIRDQVCGPRASKVNNTSTPTVKKDILSPLVRRDQFNKSDFSIQYEHAKFFMIKSYSEDDIHKGIKYNVWASTPNGNSKLDTAFHDAQILMKEKGTKCPVFLLFSVNTSGQFVGLAEMLGPVDFKKTMDFWQQNKWNGFFPVVWHIIKDIPNRLFKHITLENNDNRPVTFSRDTQEIGLPQGLEVLKIFKAYRHGTSILDDFDFYEEKENTRCARKGINADSLHEARLSYFGTDDLKSMGDIEVNMESLNLHEPWD; encoded by the exons ATGAAGGAAGCCTTTGATCCGCCCGCCTCGGTGGCGGCAGCAACGCCAGAAGCAGAAAACACTGCATCCCTCTTCACCAAGAAAAACATCTGGAGCGGCGCGGCTGCTGAGGGAGACGACGATTCCTCGCCTTGGCCATGTACGTGTCCTGGTA GGGACGGCGTGAAAAGTGAAGAGGATGCTGATTTTCTTTCTCATGCAAACAGGGCTTTGTCATTTCTG GATTATGAAGCAGAGTCTTCGGAGTGCAAGTATGCTACTGACATTGGGTCACATGTATATCCCAAGGAAGCAATGTCACCACGAAGTGAATATGATAGGCAGCGGCCTTACCTTCCTTTATCGAGCTGTTCTTGGGATTCTTCTTCATCACTGGAAGCGATGTCAGGCAATCGAGATGCATCAGGTCATGTAATGGCAAAAGGTGGAACCAAAAGTGATATCTTTGCGCCAAGGCATGATTATCTTACGTCATGTCCTACTACTGGTCCTCACATGAGAAGATCGTATACTGAAGCAGCTAAAGTTGATTGTAGCTTCGATTGTCACCCAGAGCATCACTACAAAGGATTGGATCGATTTACTCCCTTCGCAAACTGCAATGGTCAATCTATTGAATGCCGCAGTGAG ATAGTTGATATGCCCAGAGGGGGCCGCTGTGTTGATGAGGCTACTTCGTTTTCAAGTCGATGGTGCTTCAAAAATGGGGGCCGGGGCTCTTCACTACCTGGAGGGCTGACATATGGCGATGAGATCCCTTCTCTGTCTAGTCGGAGGTGTAATGGCAATGGGGTGCTTTCACGCTCAAGCCAATGGCATTATGGTGCTGAAATTTCCTCGCTCTCAAGTAGGCAAGGTTATGGCGATGAAATCCCTTCTCTGTCTAATCAGAAGTTTAATGGCATTTCACGCTCAAATCATTGGAACTACAGTGCTGAAATCCCCTCTCTCTCATGTAGACAGAGTTATCGTGATGAGATCCCTTCTCTGTCTTCTCAAAAGTCTAATGGCATTTCATACCCAAGACAATGGCAGCAGTATGGTGCTGACATCCCCTCGTTCTCAAGTAGACAAGGTTATGGTGAGGAGGTTCCAACAATGTCTCACCATTGGCGCTACCGAGATAAGATACCTTTGTATTCTGGTCAGAGGTGCCATGATGCCGAGGCACGTCGATTATCAAGCTACCAGCAAGGTCCTTTTCGTGGGAACAGGCAGCCAAGAGACAGTTTTGCCCATGGTATTGTCAGTAATCAGCAAGCCAAGATGACTGCAACCAGACATACTGGCACAAGACCACGGGTGTCTAACAGAGTTGTAAACAGCACTAGCAACTACAGAAATGGCAGGAGGGATAACCCACCGAGAAATTCTGAGGAAATAAGGGACCAAGTTTGTGGTCCCCGTGCAAGTAAAGTGAATAACACATCAACACCGACTGTGAAGAAAGATATCTTGAGCCCATTGGTCCGTAGAGACCAATTTAACAAATCGGACTTCTCAATCCAGTATGAGcatgccaagttcttcatgataaAGTCATATAGTGAAGATGATATTCATAAAGGTATCAAATACAATGTTTGGGCAAGTACACCGAATGGGAACAGTAAGCTGGATACTGCTTTCCATGATGCCCAGATTTTAATGAAGGAAAAGGGTACAAAATGTCCCGTCTTCCTCTTGTTTTCG GTTAATACCAGCGGGCAGTTTGTAGGATTGGCTGAGATGTTAGGTCCTGTCGATTTCAAGAAGACCATGGACTTCTGGCAACAAAATAAATGGAATGGCTTTTTCCCTGTTGTTTGGCACATTATAAAGGACATTCCGAATAGGCTCTTCAAACATATCACCCTAGAAAATAATGACAACAGACCTGTTACATTCAGCAGGGACACTCAAGAG ATTGGCCTGCCCCAGGGTCTGGAAGTGTTGAAAATTTTCAAGGCTTATCGCCATGGAACATCAATTCTGGACGACTTTGACTTTTATGAAGAAAAGGAAAACACTCGCTGTGCACGGAAGGGAATAAATGCAGACTCGTTACATGAAGCCAGACTATCTTACTTTGGAACAGATGACTTGAAATCAATG
- the LOC123043084 gene encoding uncharacterized protein isoform X4 produces MKEAFDPPASVAAATPEAENTASLFTKKNIWSGAAAEGDDDSSPWPWDGVKSEEDADFLSHANRALSFLDYEAESSECKYATDIGSHVYPKEAMSPRSEYDRQRPYLPLSSCSWDSSSSLEAMSGNRDASGHVMAKGGTKSDIFAPRHDYLTSCPTTGPHMRRSYTEAAKVDCSFDCHPEHHYKGLDRFTPFANCNGQSIECRSEIVDMPRGGRCVDEATSFSSRWCFKNGGRGSSLPGGLTYGDEIPSLSSRRCNGNGVLSRSSQWHYGAEISSLSSRQGYGDEIPSLSNQKFNGISRSNHWNYSAEIPSLSCRQSYRDEIPSLSSQKSNGISYPRQWQQYGADIPSFSSRQGYGEEVPTMSHHWRYRDKIPLYSGQRCHDAEARRLSSYQQGPFRGNRQPRDSFAHGIVSNQQAKMTATRHTGTRPRVSNRVVNSTSNYRNGRRDNPPRNSEEIRDQVCGPRASKVNNTSTPTVKKDILSPLVRRDQFNKSDFSIQYEHAKFFMIKSYSEDDIHKGIKYNVWASTPNGNSKLDTAFHDAQILMKEKGTKCPVFLLFSVNTSGQFVGLAEMLGPVDFKKTMDFWQQNKWNGFFPVVWHIIKDIPNRLFKHITLENNDNRPVTFSRDTQEIGLPQGLEVLKIFKAYRHGTSILDDFDFYEEKENTRCARKGINADSLHEARLSYFGTDDLKSMGDIEVNMESLNLHEPWD; encoded by the exons ATGAAGGAAGCCTTTGATCCGCCCGCCTCGGTGGCGGCAGCAACGCCAGAAGCAGAAAACACTGCATCCCTCTTCACCAAGAAAAACATCTGGAGCGGCGCGGCTGCTGAGGGAGACGACGATTCCTCGCCTTGGCCAT GGGACGGCGTGAAAAGTGAAGAGGATGCTGATTTTCTTTCTCATGCAAACAGGGCTTTGTCATTTCTG GATTATGAAGCAGAGTCTTCGGAGTGCAAGTATGCTACTGACATTGGGTCACATGTATATCCCAAGGAAGCAATGTCACCACGAAGTGAATATGATAGGCAGCGGCCTTACCTTCCTTTATCGAGCTGTTCTTGGGATTCTTCTTCATCACTGGAAGCGATGTCAGGCAATCGAGATGCATCAGGTCATGTAATGGCAAAAGGTGGAACCAAAAGTGATATCTTTGCGCCAAGGCATGATTATCTTACGTCATGTCCTACTACTGGTCCTCACATGAGAAGATCGTATACTGAAGCAGCTAAAGTTGATTGTAGCTTCGATTGTCACCCAGAGCATCACTACAAAGGATTGGATCGATTTACTCCCTTCGCAAACTGCAATGGTCAATCTATTGAATGCCGCAGTGAG ATAGTTGATATGCCCAGAGGGGGCCGCTGTGTTGATGAGGCTACTTCGTTTTCAAGTCGATGGTGCTTCAAAAATGGGGGCCGGGGCTCTTCACTACCTGGAGGGCTGACATATGGCGATGAGATCCCTTCTCTGTCTAGTCGGAGGTGTAATGGCAATGGGGTGCTTTCACGCTCAAGCCAATGGCATTATGGTGCTGAAATTTCCTCGCTCTCAAGTAGGCAAGGTTATGGCGATGAAATCCCTTCTCTGTCTAATCAGAAGTTTAATGGCATTTCACGCTCAAATCATTGGAACTACAGTGCTGAAATCCCCTCTCTCTCATGTAGACAGAGTTATCGTGATGAGATCCCTTCTCTGTCTTCTCAAAAGTCTAATGGCATTTCATACCCAAGACAATGGCAGCAGTATGGTGCTGACATCCCCTCGTTCTCAAGTAGACAAGGTTATGGTGAGGAGGTTCCAACAATGTCTCACCATTGGCGCTACCGAGATAAGATACCTTTGTATTCTGGTCAGAGGTGCCATGATGCCGAGGCACGTCGATTATCAAGCTACCAGCAAGGTCCTTTTCGTGGGAACAGGCAGCCAAGAGACAGTTTTGCCCATGGTATTGTCAGTAATCAGCAAGCCAAGATGACTGCAACCAGACATACTGGCACAAGACCACGGGTGTCTAACAGAGTTGTAAACAGCACTAGCAACTACAGAAATGGCAGGAGGGATAACCCACCGAGAAATTCTGAGGAAATAAGGGACCAAGTTTGTGGTCCCCGTGCAAGTAAAGTGAATAACACATCAACACCGACTGTGAAGAAAGATATCTTGAGCCCATTGGTCCGTAGAGACCAATTTAACAAATCGGACTTCTCAATCCAGTATGAGcatgccaagttcttcatgataaAGTCATATAGTGAAGATGATATTCATAAAGGTATCAAATACAATGTTTGGGCAAGTACACCGAATGGGAACAGTAAGCTGGATACTGCTTTCCATGATGCCCAGATTTTAATGAAGGAAAAGGGTACAAAATGTCCCGTCTTCCTCTTGTTTTCG GTTAATACCAGCGGGCAGTTTGTAGGATTGGCTGAGATGTTAGGTCCTGTCGATTTCAAGAAGACCATGGACTTCTGGCAACAAAATAAATGGAATGGCTTTTTCCCTGTTGTTTGGCACATTATAAAGGACATTCCGAATAGGCTCTTCAAACATATCACCCTAGAAAATAATGACAACAGACCTGTTACATTCAGCAGGGACACTCAAGAG ATTGGCCTGCCCCAGGGTCTGGAAGTGTTGAAAATTTTCAAGGCTTATCGCCATGGAACATCAATTCTGGACGACTTTGACTTTTATGAAGAAAAGGAAAACACTCGCTGTGCACGGAAGGGAATAAATGCAGACTCGTTACATGAAGCCAGACTATCTTACTTTGGAACAGATGACTTGAAATCAATG
- the LOC123043084 gene encoding uncharacterized protein isoform X3 translates to MKEAFDPPASVAAATPEAENTASLFTKKNIWSGAAAEGDDDSSPWPCTCPGDGVKSEEDADFLSHANRALSFLDYEAESSECKYATDIGSHVYPKEAMSPRSEYDRQRPYLPLSSCSWDSSSSLEAMSGNRDASGHVMAKGGTKSDIFAPRHDYLTSCPTTGPHMRRSYTEAAKVDCSFDCHPEHHYKGLDRFTPFANCNGQSIECRSEIVDMPRGGRCVDEATSFSSRWCFKNGGRGSSLPGGLTYGDEIPSLSSRRCNGNGVLSRSSQWHYGAEISSLSSRQGYGDEIPSLSNQKFNGISRSNHWNYSAEIPSLSCRQSYRDEIPSLSSQKSNGISYPRQWQQYGADIPSFSSRQGYGEEVPTMSHHWRYRDKIPLYSGQRCHDAEARRLSSYQQGPFRGNRQPRDSFAHGIVSNQQAKMTATRHTGTRPRVSNRVVNSTSNYRNGRRDNPPRNSEEIRDQVCGPRASKVNNTSTPTVKKDILSPLVRRDQFNKSDFSIQYEHAKFFMIKSYSEDDIHKGIKYNVWASTPNGNSKLDTAFHDAQILMKEKGTKCPVFLLFSVNTSGQFVGLAEMLGPVDFKKTMDFWQQNKWNGFFPVVWHIIKDIPNRLFKHITLENNDNRPVTFSRDTQEIGLPQGLEVLKIFKAYRHGTSILDDFDFYEEKENTRCARKGINADSLHEARLSYFGTDDLKSMGDIEVNMESLNLHEPWD, encoded by the exons ATGAAGGAAGCCTTTGATCCGCCCGCCTCGGTGGCGGCAGCAACGCCAGAAGCAGAAAACACTGCATCCCTCTTCACCAAGAAAAACATCTGGAGCGGCGCGGCTGCTGAGGGAGACGACGATTCCTCGCCTTGGCCATGTACGTGTCCTG GGGACGGCGTGAAAAGTGAAGAGGATGCTGATTTTCTTTCTCATGCAAACAGGGCTTTGTCATTTCTG GATTATGAAGCAGAGTCTTCGGAGTGCAAGTATGCTACTGACATTGGGTCACATGTATATCCCAAGGAAGCAATGTCACCACGAAGTGAATATGATAGGCAGCGGCCTTACCTTCCTTTATCGAGCTGTTCTTGGGATTCTTCTTCATCACTGGAAGCGATGTCAGGCAATCGAGATGCATCAGGTCATGTAATGGCAAAAGGTGGAACCAAAAGTGATATCTTTGCGCCAAGGCATGATTATCTTACGTCATGTCCTACTACTGGTCCTCACATGAGAAGATCGTATACTGAAGCAGCTAAAGTTGATTGTAGCTTCGATTGTCACCCAGAGCATCACTACAAAGGATTGGATCGATTTACTCCCTTCGCAAACTGCAATGGTCAATCTATTGAATGCCGCAGTGAG ATAGTTGATATGCCCAGAGGGGGCCGCTGTGTTGATGAGGCTACTTCGTTTTCAAGTCGATGGTGCTTCAAAAATGGGGGCCGGGGCTCTTCACTACCTGGAGGGCTGACATATGGCGATGAGATCCCTTCTCTGTCTAGTCGGAGGTGTAATGGCAATGGGGTGCTTTCACGCTCAAGCCAATGGCATTATGGTGCTGAAATTTCCTCGCTCTCAAGTAGGCAAGGTTATGGCGATGAAATCCCTTCTCTGTCTAATCAGAAGTTTAATGGCATTTCACGCTCAAATCATTGGAACTACAGTGCTGAAATCCCCTCTCTCTCATGTAGACAGAGTTATCGTGATGAGATCCCTTCTCTGTCTTCTCAAAAGTCTAATGGCATTTCATACCCAAGACAATGGCAGCAGTATGGTGCTGACATCCCCTCGTTCTCAAGTAGACAAGGTTATGGTGAGGAGGTTCCAACAATGTCTCACCATTGGCGCTACCGAGATAAGATACCTTTGTATTCTGGTCAGAGGTGCCATGATGCCGAGGCACGTCGATTATCAAGCTACCAGCAAGGTCCTTTTCGTGGGAACAGGCAGCCAAGAGACAGTTTTGCCCATGGTATTGTCAGTAATCAGCAAGCCAAGATGACTGCAACCAGACATACTGGCACAAGACCACGGGTGTCTAACAGAGTTGTAAACAGCACTAGCAACTACAGAAATGGCAGGAGGGATAACCCACCGAGAAATTCTGAGGAAATAAGGGACCAAGTTTGTGGTCCCCGTGCAAGTAAAGTGAATAACACATCAACACCGACTGTGAAGAAAGATATCTTGAGCCCATTGGTCCGTAGAGACCAATTTAACAAATCGGACTTCTCAATCCAGTATGAGcatgccaagttcttcatgataaAGTCATATAGTGAAGATGATATTCATAAAGGTATCAAATACAATGTTTGGGCAAGTACACCGAATGGGAACAGTAAGCTGGATACTGCTTTCCATGATGCCCAGATTTTAATGAAGGAAAAGGGTACAAAATGTCCCGTCTTCCTCTTGTTTTCG GTTAATACCAGCGGGCAGTTTGTAGGATTGGCTGAGATGTTAGGTCCTGTCGATTTCAAGAAGACCATGGACTTCTGGCAACAAAATAAATGGAATGGCTTTTTCCCTGTTGTTTGGCACATTATAAAGGACATTCCGAATAGGCTCTTCAAACATATCACCCTAGAAAATAATGACAACAGACCTGTTACATTCAGCAGGGACACTCAAGAG ATTGGCCTGCCCCAGGGTCTGGAAGTGTTGAAAATTTTCAAGGCTTATCGCCATGGAACATCAATTCTGGACGACTTTGACTTTTATGAAGAAAAGGAAAACACTCGCTGTGCACGGAAGGGAATAAATGCAGACTCGTTACATGAAGCCAGACTATCTTACTTTGGAACAGATGACTTGAAATCAATG